A region of the Nitrospirota bacterium genome:
GTTTGACAACGTAACGACGAATCATTCCATCAACGCTTACTTCAGATGATCCCCTCTTTACTTTCGGGCATAAAGAAGGCCAGACGCATCTGTCTGGCCTTCTTTTTTTTGCTTTGCATGGCCGCATCGACGGGTGGCGATGCCGCCTTGACCTCACCGACAAGATCTTCTGCCTTATTCTGTTGAAGCTCAACAGCACACGTCGCCGGGATCTTGATTCTCAGGAAGTTGTCCCCGGGAGCAACCACACAGGACTCATCATTCTTATTGCCTCTGAACATCCGGGGAGCCGGCGCGAAATGTCTGCCATCCGGGCCGGCGCGCCACGGAGGGAGACAGGATCGTCAACGAACGCGGGCGATTCCGACAGGAAAGACCCTCAATTCTTCTTCAGATCTTCAAAATCCCGCCTCACCGTCTCAACCTGATCGCGATGCCCGACCCCGTCGCCATGCTCGATGAATCTGGCGAACGGGTCATTCAGCGTGGTCAACCTGCCTGATCGGTCACTGTTCGGATCGGCCTCCGCTCTTCTGTGCACAGGCGACCAACCCGTTAGAAGTGCCCCCACGCTCTATCACGGTACGACCATCGTTAATTCCCTGTTAGCGAGCGTCCCCTCTTTCCGTGCATTTTTATCCGTGCCCGAAAGACTAAATTCATCTTCGCCATCTCTTCGGCAATCTTCGTCAATTGCACCAAAATAGGCCCATTAGCCGTACTGCTCATTTATCACAACGTTAGTTGTATTGTTGCGGGCTGCGAAAGTATGCTCCACGGACAATATCACGCCACGGAACGAATACCCATTCATGGGCGTGTTAAAATATACTTAGAAATGTTAAAAGCAATTATTGGGGGCAACATTTATGGATGACATCAAACATATTCTCGTTGTGAGCAGAATGGTCAAGTACGATGCTAAGGCGATCCACTATGGTGCATCGCTTGCTAAAAAATATGGAGCCCAGCTGACGGTAATTCATGTGATCCACGATCCTTTCGGCATAGAAGGATGGAATCTACCTGTGCCGAACTTGGAGAAGGACTATCAGAATCTTCTCAGGAGAACCAGGAAGGAACTTGATACCATCATTGAAAAGGAACTGGCAGGGGGGATCGCCATCGACGTTATGCTCAAGGAAGGAGACCCCACGAAAGAGATATTGGAGGCGGTGAAAGAAAAGAAGATAGATCTTCTCGTTATGCTCGCCCACGAGGAAGGACACTTGGAACACTTTTTGTTCGGCAGGAGCAACCATGAGCTCATCTTAAAAATGCCGTGCTCCATTCTCTTCATCAAGAAGGAACCGCAGCCCGTTTACGAGCCGTGGGATAAGTAAAAAGGTTCTGTCTCCCGCAGGCAGCGAATGAAAGAGCAGCTCCCGGCAGCTCCTACGGGTTTAGTGCGACTGCACCGGAGCATGTCCTGCGAGTACAATGCGAAAACTTCTGCGCTCATTCTTTTCAAGCCGGGGCACGTTCCCGTTTCAGTATTATCTCAACGCTCTATGCAGCTTTTTCGAGATCTGTGTCCATTGCTCTTACTGCTACTGCATCCTCGTCATAGTCCTCCTGCCGGGTCCTGTCAGGTAAACGCTTAATTCCCATTGCATCATAAATCAAGGTAAGAACTACCGAGACGACAAGGTTCACCGCTAAGGCATATACCCCGGCGTACGCCGGAATTGCAACATTGCCCACATGAAGCGTATAGATCGCTGACTTAAAGCCCAGTGTTGCAACCATTGCCGTTCCCGTTATCATGCCCGCAGCCCAGCCCGCGAGCAGCGCATGATGGTGAAGCCAGCGGGTAAAGAGACCGAAGATAATCGACGGGAAGGTCTCAACGATCCAGATGCCTCCGAGCAACTGCAAGACGATGGCGTATTGCAACGGCAACAAAATGACAAAGGCAAGCGCTCCGAGCTTAACGACCAGGGACACGAGCTTTGCCACTTTGGCCTCTTGCTTTGCGTTACGTCAGGCCGGATGTATTCACGATAGATGTTCCGCGTAAAGAGGTTGGCGGCTGCAATGGACATGATGGCTGCGGGCACGAGCGCCCCGATGACAATAGCGGCAAAACAGAACCCCGTGAACCACGGCGGAAACATCTTAAGAAACAGTTGGGGCACCGCATCGTTCGGTGTCAATGGATTGATGCCCGCTGCAAGGGCCATCAGTCCGAGAAGGGCTATCAACCCGAGAAGAAACGTATACGCAGGCAAAAGAGCCGCATTGCGCTTGATGGCGTGCCCGCTGGAAGAGCTGAGGATGCCCGTAATGGTATGCGGATACACAAAGGCCGCCAGCGCTGAACCGAAAGCGAGCGTTGCATATGCGCTATAACCGGCAGGCGGGAGAATAAGATGACCTGCGGTCGCTTTAGCGGCAAGCGCTCGATCGGCCAGCCTGAACACCTCTGCGTATCCGCCAAGCGCCGCTGGTATCACAGTTACCGCGGCGATGACCATAAGGTAGATCATTGAATCCTTGACCAGCGCTATGAGCGCCGGAGCGCGCAGGCCGCTCGTGTACGTATAGAAGGCAAGTATCACAAATGCAAGAATCAGCGGGAGATCATTCATTCACCCGGAGCCCATGACGCCCAGCGCCCTGATTACGACCTGAATCCCCATCAGTTGTAACGCTATGTACGGCATGGTCGCCAGTATCCCCGTAAACGTAACAGCCAGCGCCAGGCCGGGCGAACCGTAGCGCGCACGCACAAAATCAGCAGTGGTCACAAAGCCATGCTGTTTGGCCACCGCCCATAGACGGGGCATGGTGAGATACACAATGGGATATACGATGATCGTATAGGGCAGCGCGAAGAGACCCATGGCGCCTACACCGAAGACAAGCGCAGGAACCGCGATTACCGTATATGCCGTGTAGAAATCGCCACCGACAATGAACCACGTTATGAGAGTCCCGAACCGCCTGCCCGCAAGCCCCCATTCTTCAATGCGGTTGAGATCACCGCGTCTCCACTTCGCGGCAATAAATCCCAGTACGGTTACCAACAGGAAGAAAAAAACAAACACGCCTAGTTCAGTCCAGTTAAGCATGGCACTACATCCTTCGCGTCGCGAGGTAAACAACGCCGGTCAGAAGGGAGCTCACGATCACCCACGCGAACTGATGCCAGTAAAAGAATGGAAAGCCAAGAAGCACCGGATCGTTCTTTGCGTATAGCGGAGGCCACAATAGCCCGAGAAAAGGCACTAGGAAAAGCCAATTCCACGCCTTGCTTGAAGTTTTCTGTGTATTTTCTTTTATTGAATGATTTGTCGGCTGACTGTGAGTTGTTTCCGGTACGCTATCATCATGTGAGAATAACCGTCTCATGTTTACCTCCTTATTCAGCAAGGCAAACATCTACTATTCTCAGACCAAATGCTTACACTGGGGGGAGGGTATTCTCTTGGCAGATTTAAATGCCCACTCTCACGGTATTGCCTTGCGAGAGACCATCTTCCTCTAAGTCCTATTATACTTCTAAAACAGGTCCTTTATTGTCTTAATTAAACTCTTGAAGAAGCCATTGTAGTACAATGCAATGATGGAGAGGGCCAAGGACCATCCGCGACGCAGACATGCATTCCAAGCATGGAATAAGTATCGAGAGAACGCATCAATCTCTGTTCTGCGGCTCCGGTGTGTCGTGCATCCGCGGTTTTGCCTGTGTGCAGAGCGTATCATCGCCGGTCCCGTATAAAAACAGGGCGGCCACAAGACCGGCCAAAGTGTTCTTAAAAGGCATCAGGACTGATCCCAGTTATAAAATAAGATAGAAGCTCAGTCCGGTTCGTGTCCTGTTAATAAGAACAGGGGTCACAGCACATGCTGTAACTTGGGGGATTTGGTAGCGGGGGCCGGATTTGAACCGACGACCTTCGGGTTATCGGGCCGAGGCACGGCTAAACCTAAGCAACCGCGAAACTTCTCAACTCC
Encoded here:
- a CDS encoding DUF3311 domain-containing protein, whose protein sequence is MKENTQKTSSKAWNWLFLVPFLGLLWPPLYAKNDPVLLGFPFFYWHQFAWVIVSSLLTGVVYLATRRM
- a CDS encoding universal stress protein — encoded protein: MDDIKHILVVSRMVKYDAKAIHYGASLAKKYGAQLTVIHVIHDPFGIEGWNLPVPNLEKDYQNLLRRTRKELDTIIEKELAGGIAIDVMLKEGDPTKEILEAVKEKKIDLLVMLAHEEGHLEHFLFGRSNHELILKMPCSILFIKKEPQPVYEPWDK